From the Phreatobacter oligotrophus genome, one window contains:
- a CDS encoding riboflavin synthase, which produces MFTGIITDVGEIVAVEARGSARHLAVACSYPADSLPLGASVCHMGICLTVTSLSEQGNRTVFTIDASAETLARTTLGDWQAGKKVNLERALRIGDELGGHIVTGHVDGVAEIVSRDDTDGTARFVFRAPKDLAKFIAEKGSVALDGTSLTVNGVDGDTFTVTMIPHTLAVTTWGDAKAGDRVNIEADMMARYAARLADAKAGGY; this is translated from the coding sequence ATGTTCACCGGCATCATCACCGACGTCGGCGAGATCGTCGCGGTCGAAGCGCGCGGCTCCGCCCGCCATCTCGCGGTGGCCTGCTCCTATCCGGCCGACAGCCTGCCGCTCGGCGCCTCGGTCTGCCACATGGGCATCTGCCTGACCGTCACCTCCCTCTCCGAGCAGGGCAACCGCACCGTCTTCACCATCGACGCCTCGGCCGAGACCCTCGCCCGCACCACGCTGGGCGACTGGCAGGCCGGCAAGAAGGTGAACCTCGAGCGCGCGCTGCGGATCGGCGACGAGCTGGGCGGCCATATCGTCACCGGCCATGTCGACGGCGTTGCCGAGATCGTGTCGCGCGATGACACGGACGGCACTGCCCGCTTCGTCTTCCGCGCCCCGAAGGATCTTGCCAAGTTCATCGCCGAGAAGGGGTCGGTTGCCCTCGACGGCACCTCGCTCACCGTCAACGGCGTCGACGGCGACACCTTCACCGTTACCATGATCCCCCACACCCTCGCGGTGACCACCTGGGGGGACGCGAAGGCCGGCGACCGCGTCAACATCGAGGCCGACATGATGGCGCGCTATGCCGCCCGCCTTGCGGATGCGAAGGCGGGGGGCTACTAG
- the ribH gene encoding 6,7-dimethyl-8-ribityllumazine synthase: MAAPRSAAEHVIPTHARVLIVEARFYDDLADALLDGAKAALTEVGATYEVHTVPGALEIPAAIAILMDGAAARGQPFDGAVALGTVIRGETTHYEIVSEESSRALMDLSVQRKLPLGNGILTVENDAQAWARARRSELDKGGGAAKACLAMIRLKRAAEQA, translated from the coding sequence ATGGCCGCTCCGCGTTCCGCAGCCGAGCACGTGATCCCGACGCATGCCCGTGTGCTGATCGTCGAGGCCCGCTTCTACGACGATCTCGCCGACGCCCTGCTCGATGGCGCCAAGGCGGCGCTGACCGAGGTCGGTGCCACCTATGAGGTCCACACCGTGCCTGGCGCGCTCGAGATCCCGGCCGCCATAGCCATCCTGATGGACGGCGCGGCCGCCCGCGGCCAGCCCTTCGACGGCGCGGTCGCCCTCGGCACGGTCATCCGCGGCGAGACCACCCATTACGAGATCGTCTCCGAGGAGAGCTCGCGCGCCCTCATGGACCTCTCCGTCCAGCGCAAGCTGCCGCTCGGCAACGGCATCCTCACCGTCGAGAACGACGCCCAGGCCTGGGCGCGCGCCCGCCGCAGCGAGCTCGACAAGGGCGGCGGCGCCGCCAAGGCCTGCCTCGCCATGATCCGCCTGAAGCGCGCGGCGGAGCAGGCCTGA
- the nusB gene encoding transcription antitermination factor NusB — translation MSDTAPKQANKRGTARLAAVQALYQMDVAGTDINDVIGSFQTFWMGREVEGDTYLPADHQFFRDIIQGVMREQQRIDVAVDRILADDWPLRRIEAVLRAVLRAGTYELFERPDVPAKVIIAEYVDVADAFVDREEVGMANAVLDKIAKRVRAAELGEAPKR, via the coding sequence ATGTCCGACACCGCCCCGAAACAGGCCAACAAGCGCGGCACGGCGCGCCTCGCCGCCGTCCAGGCGCTGTACCAGATGGATGTGGCCGGCACCGACATCAATGATGTCATCGGCTCGTTCCAGACGTTCTGGATGGGCCGCGAGGTCGAGGGCGACACATACCTGCCCGCCGACCACCAGTTCTTCCGCGACATTATCCAGGGGGTGATGCGCGAGCAGCAGCGCATCGACGTGGCGGTGGACCGGATCCTCGCCGACGATTGGCCGCTGCGCCGCATCGAGGCGGTGCTGCGCGCCGTGCTGCGCGCCGGCACCTATGAGCTCTTCGAGCGGCCGGACGTGCCGGCCAAGGTCATCATCGCCGAATATGTCGACGTGGCCGACGCCTTCGTGGACCGCGAGGAGGTCGGCATGGCGAATGCCGTGCTCGACAAGATCGCCAAGCGCGTCCGCGCCGCCGAGCTCGGCGAGGCGCCGAAGCGCTGA
- the thiL gene encoding thiamine-phosphate kinase translates to MTRPSEDALIARFFAPLATSAGADGLTDDAAVIPPGEGDLVVTKDMAIAGVHFFPDDPPGLVAAKALRVNLSDLAAKGAVPAGMLLGLGLAADWSVDWLDAFAKGLAADLDAYGCPLLGGDTVKVPGPLTLSVTAFGRANRTVRRRGARPGDLLCVTGTIGDGALGLVARQAERDPATAPGWLAALGEDHRRHLVDRYLKPQPRVALARAVARHASAAMDVSDGLVGDLAKMMAASGTGAMVDAGTVPLSLAAAAAIATDPALRIRALTGGDDYEILLACPPARLSSLQADAGAVAVPLAVIGEVTGSGSVTWSLDGQPLTFGSERFEHF, encoded by the coding sequence GTGACTCGCCCCTCCGAAGACGCCCTCATCGCCCGCTTCTTCGCGCCGCTCGCCACCAGCGCCGGCGCGGACGGCCTGACCGACGACGCCGCGGTGATCCCGCCGGGGGAGGGGGACCTCGTCGTCACCAAGGACATGGCGATCGCCGGCGTCCACTTCTTCCCCGACGACCCGCCGGGCCTTGTCGCCGCCAAGGCGCTGCGGGTGAACCTCTCCGATCTTGCGGCCAAGGGCGCCGTGCCGGCCGGTATGCTGCTTGGCCTCGGGCTGGCCGCCGACTGGTCGGTGGATTGGCTCGACGCCTTCGCCAAGGGACTTGCCGCCGATCTCGACGCCTATGGCTGCCCGCTCCTCGGCGGCGATACGGTGAAGGTTCCGGGGCCGCTGACCCTCTCCGTGACCGCCTTCGGCCGGGCGAACCGCACGGTGCGCCGCCGCGGCGCGCGGCCGGGTGATCTCCTCTGCGTCACCGGCACGATCGGCGATGGCGCTCTGGGGCTGGTGGCGCGGCAGGCGGAACGGGACCCGGCAACGGCGCCGGGCTGGCTTGCCGCGCTCGGCGAGGATCATCGCCGCCACCTCGTCGATCGCTATCTCAAGCCCCAGCCGCGCGTCGCCCTGGCCAGGGCCGTGGCGCGCCATGCCTCGGCCGCCATGGACGTCTCCGACGGCCTCGTCGGCGACCTCGCCAAGATGATGGCGGCGTCGGGCACGGGCGCGATGGTCGATGCGGGTACCGTCCCGCTCTCGCTGGCCGCCGCTGCCGCCATCGCGACGGACCCGGCCCTCAGGATACGGGCGCTGACAGGTGGCGATGATTACGAGATCCTGCTGGCCTGCCCGCCGGCGCGGCTATCCTCGCTGCAGGCCGACGCGGGGGCGGTGGCGGTGCCCCTCGCGGTGATCGGCGAGGTGACGGGCAGCGGGAGTGTCACCTGGTCCCTCGACGGCCAGCCGCTGACCTTCGGATCGGAACGGTTCGAGCACTTTTGA
- a CDS encoding ABC transporter ATP-binding protein, with the protein MTALSQTAADGLAPAASTGPVLSVNNLVTSFLREGEWNAVVKGISFEVGAKETVAIVGESGSGKSVTALSIMRLIPPQSGKVEGSIKLVGRELTTINDKAMNHVRGNEIAMIFQEPMTSLNPVLTIGFQIAEALIYHRGLSRQEAEAETVRLLEKVRIPAAKSRFHEYPHRFSGGMRQRVMIAMALACRPKLLIADEPTTALDVTIQAQILELIKELQEEEGMSVLFITHDMGVVAEIADRTVVMYQGKAVETGKTEQIFAAPAHPYTKALLSAVPQLGSMKGIARPMRFPVVDKMTGESDVPVETPDTVKAADRPVLEVANLTTRFDIHSGLFGKVSGRVHAVENVSFSLHAGETLALVGESGCGKSTTGRSILRLIQPNSGSVVVDGEDVLTLDNAKLRDMRKRMQIIFQDPFASLNPRMSIGSAIAEPFYAHGLASGSEARDRVADLLTRVGLSPDMASRYPHEFSGGQRQRICIARALALGPKLIVADEAVSALDVSVKAQVVNLMLDLQASMGLAYLFISHDIAVVERMCHRVAVMYLGEIVEIGPRAEVFGNPQHPYTKKLMAAVPIPDPSRRQQKRGVSNDEIKSPVRAPDYVPPVRQYREISPGHVVQAWD; encoded by the coding sequence GTGACCGCTTTGTCCCAGACTGCCGCCGACGGCCTGGCCCCCGCCGCCTCCACCGGTCCTGTCCTGTCCGTGAACAACCTCGTCACGTCGTTCCTGCGCGAGGGCGAGTGGAACGCGGTCGTGAAGGGCATTTCGTTCGAGGTCGGCGCCAAGGAAACCGTCGCCATCGTCGGCGAGTCGGGCTCCGGCAAGTCGGTCACTGCCCTGTCGATCATGCGCCTCATCCCGCCGCAGAGCGGCAAGGTGGAAGGCAGCATCAAGCTGGTGGGCCGCGAGCTCACCACGATCAACGACAAGGCGATGAACCATGTCCGCGGCAACGAGATCGCGATGATCTTCCAGGAGCCGATGACCAGCCTCAATCCGGTGCTGACCATCGGCTTCCAGATCGCCGAGGCGCTGATCTACCACCGCGGCCTGTCGCGCCAGGAGGCCGAGGCCGAGACAGTGCGCCTGCTCGAGAAGGTGCGCATACCCGCCGCCAAGTCGCGCTTCCACGAATATCCGCACCGCTTCTCCGGCGGCATGCGCCAGCGCGTCATGATCGCCATGGCGCTCGCCTGCCGACCGAAGCTGCTCATCGCCGACGAGCCGACCACCGCGCTCGACGTGACGATCCAGGCGCAGATCCTCGAGCTCATCAAGGAGCTCCAGGAGGAGGAGGGCATGTCCGTCCTCTTCATCACCCATGACATGGGCGTCGTCGCCGAAATCGCCGACCGCACCGTGGTCATGTACCAGGGCAAGGCGGTCGAGACCGGCAAAACCGAGCAGATCTTCGCCGCGCCGGCCCACCCCTATACCAAGGCGCTGCTGTCGGCCGTGCCGCAGCTCGGCTCGATGAAGGGCATCGCCCGCCCGATGCGCTTCCCCGTCGTCGACAAGATGACCGGCGAGAGCGACGTGCCGGTGGAGACGCCGGACACGGTGAAGGCCGCCGACCGCCCGGTGCTGGAGGTTGCCAACCTCACCACCCGCTTCGACATCCATTCCGGCCTGTTCGGCAAGGTCTCGGGCCGCGTCCATGCGGTCGAGAACGTGTCCTTCTCGCTCCATGCCGGCGAGACGCTGGCGCTCGTGGGCGAGTCGGGCTGCGGCAAGTCGACGACCGGCCGCTCGATCCTCCGCCTCATCCAGCCGAATTCCGGCTCGGTGGTGGTCGATGGCGAGGACGTGCTGACGCTCGACAACGCCAAGCTGCGCGACATGCGCAAGCGCATGCAGATTATCTTCCAGGACCCCTTCGCCAGCCTCAACCCGCGCATGTCCATCGGTTCGGCCATTGCCGAGCCCTTCTATGCCCATGGCCTTGCCTCGGGCTCCGAGGCGCGCGACCGGGTGGCCGACCTTCTCACCCGCGTCGGCCTGTCGCCCGACATGGCCTCGCGCTATCCGCACGAGTTCTCCGGCGGCCAGCGCCAGCGCATCTGCATCGCCCGCGCGCTCGCCCTCGGCCCGAAGCTGATCGTCGCGGACGAGGCGGTCTCGGCGCTCGACGTGTCGGTGAAGGCGCAGGTCGTGAACCTGATGCTCGACCTGCAGGCCAGCATGGGCCTCGCCTATCTCTTCATCTCCCACGACATCGCGGTCGTGGAGCGCATGTGCCACCGCGTGGCGGTCATGTATCTCGGCGAGATCGTCGAGATCGGCCCGCGCGCTGAGGTCTTCGGCAATCCGCAGCACCCCTACACCAAGAAGCTGATGGCCGCCGTGCCGATCCCGGATCCCTCCCGCCGCCAGCAGAAGCGCGGCGTGTCGAACGACGAGATCAAGAGCCCGGTCCGCGCGCCGGACTATGTCCCGCCGGTGCGCCAGTATCGCGAGATCTCGCCCGGCCACGTGGTCCAGGCCTGGGATTGA
- a CDS encoding peptide deformylase has translation MAARPLVMFPDPRLRRRADPVELFDDDLKALAQDLMDTVVAAPAIGLSACHIGVFQRLVAIRLADDALMRLYVNPRILWTSPETKVEREGSVSMPGISEEVERPARIGLAWSTLTGAEEQAEADGFLAVVLQHEIDQLDGIFWLDRLSRLKRERAIKRYEKLRRDAR, from the coding sequence GTGGCCGCACGTCCGCTCGTCATGTTTCCCGATCCGCGGTTGCGCCGACGCGCCGACCCGGTCGAGCTGTTCGACGATGACCTGAAGGCGCTGGCGCAGGACCTGATGGACACGGTCGTCGCCGCCCCGGCCATCGGTCTGTCGGCCTGCCATATCGGCGTCTTCCAGCGCCTCGTCGCCATCCGCCTCGCCGACGACGCCTTGATGCGGCTCTACGTCAATCCGCGCATCCTCTGGACCTCGCCGGAGACCAAGGTCGAGCGCGAGGGCTCGGTCTCCATGCCCGGCATCTCGGAGGAGGTGGAGCGCCCCGCCCGGATCGGCCTTGCATGGTCGACGCTCACCGGCGCCGAGGAGCAGGCCGAGGCCGACGGCTTCCTCGCCGTGGTGCTCCAGCACGAGATCGACCAGCTCGATGGCATCTTCTGGCTCGACCGGCTGTCGCGGCTCAAACGCGAGCGCGCCATCAAGCGCTACGAGAAGCTGCGGCGCGATGCGCGGTGA
- a CDS encoding YegP family protein, with amino-acid sequence MAGKFVLTKGKSGQFHFSLKASNGQVILSSEMYTTKAAALAGIESVRKNAKEDGRYERKQAKTGPMFNLKATNGQVIGSSEVYSSEASRDAGIESVKKNAPEAKLDDTTAA; translated from the coding sequence ATGGCAGGCAAGTTTGTGCTGACCAAAGGCAAGAGCGGTCAGTTCCATTTCTCGCTAAAGGCGTCGAACGGGCAGGTGATCCTGTCCAGCGAGATGTACACCACCAAGGCGGCGGCGCTCGCGGGCATCGAGAGTGTCCGCAAGAACGCCAAGGAGGATGGCCGCTACGAGCGCAAGCAGGCCAAGACCGGCCCGATGTTCAACCTGAAGGCCACCAACGGCCAGGTGATCGGGTCGAGCGAGGTCTATTCCTCCGAGGCCTCGCGCGACGCCGGCATCGAGAGCGTCAAGAAGAACGCGCCCGAGGCCAAGCTCGACGACACCACCGCCGCCTGA
- a CDS encoding TRAP transporter permease: protein MTTDALKPASGDAERVLTAEELEKLSSDSEGGPARRVGGWLGWLTGSVAFLIAATAMYWTQFSITTTVYRASFLALCLALIFILYPLAKTGRDGAPQTRRVSVEEIVVALIAIAMLAYILHHPNPRIAVVGRSPFGYGLGWVLIACFAAYPLLVANRWLARIQPADWFFAALGLYCAWYLSTNIDEFKTRAMQPSAEELVLGLALMLLVLEATRRTVGWVLPAIAAVFLIYCYAGTGWLIPDVFEHRGFSLNRIIGQNFLTLEGLFTTPLDVAATFIILFTIYGAVLDRGGAGRFFIEWAFALFGKNPSPSAPGRAVVASGFLLGTVSGSGVATTVTVSTLAWPMLKRSGYDPQVAGGMLSAAGIGATLSPPTLGAAAFIIAEFLDVDYLQILIYATIPTVLYYVSCWLMTEADSRRLGVVPVRTSDASVWELTKRGGYHFISLGAIAVFLVMGFTSFMAVYWSIVVAFVLSMVREESRLVTIEAFAVGCAAALAAWLFGVSGWPQGLGIQELFNDRISVATFWGIAAAVAVSGAQSLAAMRSGRPVPAGGTGMIDALLDGTRSTLGIVAVCACAGIIVSVVNLTGLGLTISGIIISAGGSNVFLILLMAALAMWVLGLSVPVTASYIIAAVMLVPALIKVGVPPAAAHMFMFYYAVLADVSPPTALAPFAASAITGGEPFRTTMQAWKYTLPAFIVPFMFCLTPDGAQLLMLVPAGTNAAGATVYGMPGTIAAWLSVLWVTLTACLALVGFCVAFAGYALGQANAMERIICLAGGVLLLVPRPWATAAGLLLLAAGLTLHWRRIGRASPALPAG from the coding sequence ATGACCACCGACGCGCTGAAGCCGGCGTCAGGCGACGCGGAACGGGTCCTGACGGCCGAGGAGCTGGAGAAGCTGTCCTCGGATTCGGAAGGCGGGCCGGCGCGGCGCGTTGGCGGCTGGCTGGGGTGGCTGACCGGATCGGTCGCCTTCCTCATCGCCGCCACGGCGATGTACTGGACGCAGTTCTCGATCACCACGACGGTCTATCGCGCCAGCTTCCTGGCGCTCTGCCTCGCCCTCATCTTCATCCTCTATCCCCTCGCCAAGACGGGCCGCGACGGCGCCCCGCAGACGCGGCGCGTCAGCGTCGAGGAGATCGTGGTGGCGCTCATCGCCATCGCCATGCTCGCCTATATCCTGCACCACCCGAACCCGCGGATCGCGGTGGTAGGCCGCTCGCCCTTCGGCTACGGGCTCGGCTGGGTGCTGATCGCCTGTTTCGCCGCCTATCCGCTGCTCGTCGCCAACCGCTGGCTGGCGCGGATTCAGCCGGCGGACTGGTTCTTCGCGGCGCTCGGCCTCTATTGCGCCTGGTACCTGTCGACCAATATCGACGAGTTCAAGACCCGCGCCATGCAGCCCTCCGCCGAGGAACTGGTCCTCGGCCTCGCCCTCATGCTGCTGGTGCTGGAAGCCACCCGCCGCACCGTCGGCTGGGTGCTGCCGGCCATCGCGGCGGTCTTCCTCATCTATTGCTATGCCGGCACGGGCTGGCTGATCCCGGATGTATTCGAACATCGCGGCTTCAGCCTCAACCGCATCATCGGGCAGAACTTCCTGACGCTGGAGGGCCTGTTCACGACGCCGCTGGACGTCGCGGCGACCTTCATCATCCTCTTCACCATCTATGGCGCGGTGCTCGACCGCGGCGGCGCCGGGCGCTTCTTCATCGAATGGGCCTTCGCGCTCTTCGGCAAGAACCCCTCCCCCTCGGCCCCAGGACGCGCCGTGGTCGCCTCGGGCTTTCTCCTCGGCACCGTCTCGGGCTCGGGCGTCGCCACCACCGTGACTGTCTCGACCCTTGCCTGGCCCATGCTGAAGCGCTCGGGCTACGACCCGCAGGTCGCCGGCGGCATGCTCTCCGCCGCAGGGATCGGCGCGACCCTGTCGCCACCGACGCTCGGCGCCGCGGCCTTCATCATCGCCGAGTTCCTCGACGTCGATTACCTGCAGATCCTCATCTACGCGACCATCCCGACCGTCCTCTATTACGTCTCGTGCTGGCTGATGACGGAGGCCGATTCCCGCCGCCTCGGCGTCGTGCCGGTGCGCACCTCGGATGCCTCGGTCTGGGAGCTGACCAAGCGCGGCGGCTACCATTTCATCTCGCTCGGCGCGATCGCGGTGTTCCTGGTGATGGGCTTCACCAGCTTCATGGCGGTCTACTGGTCGATCGTCGTCGCCTTCGTCCTGTCCATGGTGCGCGAGGAAAGCCGCCTGGTGACGATCGAGGCCTTCGCGGTCGGCTGCGCGGCGGCGCTCGCCGCCTGGCTCTTCGGCGTGAGTGGCTGGCCACAGGGGCTCGGCATCCAGGAGCTGTTCAACGACCGCATCTCGGTCGCGACCTTCTGGGGCATCGCGGCGGCTGTCGCGGTCTCGGGGGCCCAGAGCCTTGCGGCCATGCGCAGCGGACGACCGGTTCCGGCCGGCGGCACCGGCATGATCGACGCGCTGCTCGACGGCACGCGCTCGACGCTCGGAATCGTCGCGGTCTGCGCCTGCGCCGGCATCATCGTCTCGGTGGTGAACCTCACCGGCCTTGGCCTGACCATTTCCGGCATCATCATTTCGGCCGGTGGCTCGAACGTCTTCCTCATCCTGCTCATGGCGGCGCTCGCCATGTGGGTGCTCGGCCTCTCCGTGCCGGTCACCGCGAGCTACATCATCGCCGCCGTCATGCTGGTGCCGGCGCTGATCAAGGTCGGCGTGCCGCCCGCCGCCGCACACATGTTCATGTTCTACTATGCGGTGCTGGCGGACGTGTCGCCGCCGACCGCGCTCGCCCCCTTCGCGGCCTCGGCCATCACTGGCGGCGAGCCCTTCCGCACGACGATGCAGGCGTGGAAATACACCCTGCCGGCCTTCATCGTGCCCTTCATGTTCTGCCTCACGCCCGATGGGGCGCAGCTGCTCATGCTGGTGCCGGCCGGCACCAATGCCGCGGGGGCGACGGTCTACGGCATGCCCGGCACCATCGCCGCCTGGCTTTCCGTGCTGTGGGTGACGCTGACCGCCTGCCTTGCCCTCGTCGGCTTCTGCGTCGCCTTCGCGGGCTATGCGCTGGGCCAGGCGAACGCCATGGAGCGGATCATCTGCCTTGCCGGCGGCGTGCTGCTGCTGGTGCCGCGGCCCTGGGCCACCGCGGCAGGCCTCCTCCTGCTCGCGGCCGGCCTGACGCTGCACTGGCGGCGGATCGGCCGGGCAAGCCCGGCCCTCCCCGCGGGATAG
- a CDS encoding TAXI family TRAP transporter solute-binding subunit — MTLILNRRAALVAGTALLGLGAPALAQARRRLTVATGGTGGVYFVYGGGLARVLTEKVPNVQATSQVTGGSVDNINLLSAGDADIGFSTLDSVVDALNGVGAYARGGKREVRIIAVLYDNVLHAVATPAINSVAEMKGKRIGVGSAGSSTEGWADRTLEAAGLNPKTDIIRDNLGVAESANALADGKIAGFFWGGGVPTAAIRDLAQSGRTAFKLLDTSKELVEMNKKYPGLYRESIMPPNSYPGQTQAVSGIGVANVMLVDAKAPNDLVTLILEGIFNNLTDMQAIHPEARKLTLQTAAVKLAAPFHPAAEAFYKARGVSI; from the coding sequence ATGACCCTGATCCTGAACCGTCGTGCGGCGCTCGTCGCCGGCACTGCCCTCCTTGGCCTTGGCGCGCCTGCGCTGGCCCAGGCCCGCCGCCGCCTCACCGTCGCCACGGGCGGCACCGGCGGCGTCTACTTCGTCTATGGCGGCGGCCTTGCCCGCGTGCTCACCGAGAAGGTGCCGAACGTCCAGGCGACGTCGCAGGTCACCGGCGGCTCGGTCGACAACATCAACCTGCTCTCGGCCGGCGATGCCGATATCGGCTTCTCGACGCTGGACTCCGTGGTCGACGCGCTGAACGGCGTCGGCGCCTATGCCCGCGGCGGCAAGCGCGAGGTGCGCATCATCGCCGTGCTCTACGACAACGTGCTGCACGCCGTGGCGACGCCCGCCATCAACTCGGTCGCCGAGATGAAGGGCAAGCGCATCGGCGTCGGCTCTGCCGGCTCCTCGACCGAGGGCTGGGCCGACCGCACGCTGGAGGCCGCCGGCCTCAACCCGAAGACCGACATCATCCGTGACAATCTCGGCGTCGCCGAGAGCGCCAATGCCCTCGCCGACGGCAAGATCGCCGGCTTCTTCTGGGGCGGCGGCGTGCCGACGGCGGCGATCCGCGACCTCGCCCAGTCGGGCCGCACGGCCTTCAAGCTCCTCGACACCTCGAAGGAGCTGGTCGAGATGAACAAGAAATATCCCGGCCTCTACCGGGAATCGATCATGCCGCCGAACTCCTATCCGGGGCAGACCCAGGCCGTTTCCGGCATCGGCGTCGCCAATGTCATGCTGGTCGATGCCAAGGCGCCGAACGATCTCGTGACGCTGATCCTCGAGGGCATCTTCAACAACCTCACGGACATGCAGGCCATCCACCCCGAGGCTCGCAAGCTCACGCTGCAGACCGCCGCGGTGAAGCTGGCCGCGCCGTTCCATCCGGCGGCGGAGGCCTTCTACAAGGCGCGCGGCGTCTCGATCTGA
- a CDS encoding globin-coupled sensor protein, which yields MKHMPPGASDEAAERSTRMRFMRITPETSILLREFWKVVEPKLPQILEAFYRHVSAEPNLAAMLGSDIPRLKKVQGSHWARLFDGSFDAEYMRGVRTIGHIHNKIGLEPRWYIGGYNMVMSELATLAVATYKWRPAKLSKMLTAVNAAVMIDMDLAISVYQEAMLTERQQRQDRMNAAIAAFNTDMSQSLNAMGHAAHQLTSNANSLAANAEETTRQSTAVAAASEQSASNVQTVAAASEELSTAVVEIGRQVSHSNEIATQAVTQARQSKVVMDGLAEAAQRIGDVVNLIANIAGQTNLLALNATIEAARAGEAGKGFAVVASEVKSLASQTAKATDEIGVQIAQIQSATAQSVSSITQIGATIETISAIAGAISSSVGEQQSAIGEITRNIQEAAHGTQEVSANIAGVSQAASETGSTSTFVLTAATELDSQTQAIRRQVDEFFNVIKAA from the coding sequence ATGAAACACATGCCCCCCGGGGCCTCGGACGAGGCCGCCGAACGCTCGACTCGTATGCGCTTCATGCGCATCACCCCGGAAACCTCCATCCTGCTGCGCGAATTCTGGAAGGTCGTGGAACCGAAGCTTCCGCAGATCCTCGAAGCTTTCTATCGCCACGTCTCAGCCGAGCCGAACCTCGCGGCCATGCTGGGCAGTGACATTCCCCGCCTCAAGAAGGTCCAGGGCAGCCACTGGGCACGGCTCTTCGACGGCTCCTTCGACGCCGAGTACATGCGCGGCGTGCGCACCATCGGCCACATCCACAACAAGATCGGGCTTGAGCCGCGCTGGTATATCGGCGGCTACAACATGGTGATGAGCGAGCTCGCAACGTTGGCGGTCGCGACCTACAAGTGGCGCCCCGCCAAGCTCTCGAAGATGCTGACGGCGGTGAATGCAGCGGTCATGATCGACATGGACCTCGCCATTTCCGTCTACCAGGAGGCCATGCTGACCGAGCGCCAGCAGCGGCAGGACCGCATGAACGCCGCGATCGCCGCGTTCAACACGGATATGAGCCAGTCGCTGAACGCCATGGGCCATGCCGCCCACCAGCTCACCAGCAATGCCAACAGCCTCGCCGCCAATGCGGAAGAGACGACGCGCCAGTCGACCGCGGTGGCGGCGGCCTCGGAGCAGTCGGCCTCGAACGTCCAGACGGTGGCGGCAGCCTCTGAGGAGCTCTCCACTGCAGTCGTGGAGATCGGCCGCCAGGTGAGCCATTCGAACGAGATCGCCACGCAGGCCGTCACCCAGGCCCGCCAGTCCAAGGTGGTCATGGACGGTCTCGCCGAGGCTGCCCAGCGGATCGGCGACGTGGTCAACCTCATCGCCAATATCGCCGGCCAGACCAACCTCCTCGCGCTCAACGCCACGATCGAGGCGGCCCGCGCCGGCGAGGCCGGCAAGGGCTTCGCGGTCGTCGCCTCTGAGGTGAAGAGCCTCGCCAGCCAGACGGCCAAGGCGACCGACGAGATCGGCGTGCAGATCGCGCAGATCCAGTCGGCGACGGCCCAGTCCGTCAGTTCGATCACCCAGATCGGCGCCACCATCGAGACGATCAGCGCCATTGCCGGGGCGATCTCCTCGTCGGTCGGCGAGCAGCAATCGGCGATCGGCGAGATCACCCGCAACATCCAGGAGGCCGCCCACGGCACCCAGGAGGTCTCGGCCAACATCGCCGGCGTCAGCCAGGCGGCGAGCGAAACGGGCAGCACCTCGACCTTCGTGTTGACGGCGGCCACGGAGCTCGACAGCCAGACGCAGGCCATCCGCCGGCAGGTCGACGAATTCTTCAACGTCATCAAGGCCGCCTGA